One Euzebyales bacterium genomic window carries:
- the frr gene encoding ribosome recycling factor, with translation MIDDALTEAELRMSDTVDHTRGEFAKIRTGRANPGLIANLPVDYYGTKTPLQQIAGVTVPEPRMLLVNPYDQNALRDIERAIQAADLGINPSNDGSVIRVVFPELSQERRKDFVRLARERAEEGRVAVRNIRRGAKSTLESLQRDGDITEDEERRAEVDLQKLTDTYVGSIDELLANKERELMEV, from the coding sequence GTGATCGATGACGCGTTGACCGAGGCCGAGCTGCGGATGTCGGACACGGTCGACCACACCCGCGGCGAGTTCGCGAAGATCCGCACCGGCCGGGCCAACCCTGGACTGATCGCGAACCTGCCGGTGGACTACTACGGCACCAAGACGCCGCTGCAGCAGATCGCCGGCGTCACCGTCCCCGAGCCGCGGATGCTGCTGGTCAATCCGTACGACCAGAACGCGCTGCGCGACATCGAGCGCGCCATCCAGGCGGCCGACCTGGGCATCAACCCGTCCAACGACGGCAGCGTCATCCGTGTGGTGTTCCCCGAGCTCAGTCAGGAGCGGCGCAAGGATTTCGTGCGCCTCGCCCGCGAGCGCGCCGAGGAGGGGCGGGTTGCGGTCCGCAACATCCGTCGCGGCGCCAAGAGCACGCTGGAGTCGCTGCAGCGTGACGGTGACATCACCGAGGACGAGGAACGCCGGGCCGAGGTCGACCTGCAGAAGCTGACCGACACGTACGTCGGCTCGATCGACGAGCTGCTCGCGAACAAGGAACGCGAGCTGATGGAGGTGTGA
- the pyrH gene encoding UMP kinase: MRDTGRDRILVKLSGEAFADDGSSISPAILQSLARQFARLASDGIEVGVVVGGGNIFRGTSPQATGMDRSSADSMGMLATVINALALQDAIEKQGVATRVLSAVTMQELCEPYIRRRAIRHLEKGRVVIFAAGLGEPYFSTDTAAAQRALEINARVILKATKVDGVYDKDPKRHTDARRFDELTYLDALQRGLKVMDATALSLCMDNDLPIIVFDVFADDSIRRVAAGEAIGTVVRADAHGGDDGDR; the protein is encoded by the coding sequence ATGCGTGACACAGGCCGTGACCGGATCCTCGTCAAGCTGTCGGGCGAGGCGTTCGCCGACGACGGGTCGAGCATCAGCCCGGCGATCCTGCAGTCGCTGGCGCGCCAGTTCGCCCGGCTGGCGAGTGACGGCATCGAGGTCGGCGTCGTCGTCGGCGGTGGCAACATCTTCCGCGGCACGTCGCCGCAGGCCACGGGCATGGACCGGTCGAGCGCCGACAGCATGGGCATGCTGGCCACGGTCATCAACGCGTTGGCGCTGCAGGATGCGATCGAGAAGCAGGGCGTCGCGACGCGGGTGCTGTCGGCCGTCACCATGCAGGAGCTGTGCGAGCCGTACATCCGCCGCCGGGCGATCCGCCACCTGGAGAAGGGCCGTGTCGTCATCTTCGCGGCGGGCCTCGGCGAGCCCTACTTCTCGACCGACACGGCTGCGGCGCAGCGGGCGCTGGAGATCAACGCCCGCGTGATCCTCAAGGCGACGAAGGTCGACGGCGTCTACGACAAGGACCCGAAGCGGCACACGGACGCGCGACGGTTCGACGAGTTGACCTACCTGGACGCGCTCCAGCGGGGGCTGAAGGTGATGGACGCGACGGCACTGTCGTTGTGCATGGACAACGATCTGCCGATCATCGTGTTCGACGTGTTCGCCGACGACAGCATCCGCCGGGTGGCGGCCGGTGAGGCGATTGGGACGGTGGTGCGCGCCGACGCGCACGGAGGTGACGACGGTGATCGATGA
- the tsf gene encoding elongation factor Ts (EF-Ts; functions during elongation stage of protein translation; forms a dimer; associates with EF-Tu-GDP complex and promotes exchange of GDP to GTP resulting in regeneration of the active form of EF-Tu): MADITAADVKRLREATGAGMMDCKRALVDADGDFDAAAALVRERTGAKMGDRVGERTATEGIVHAYLHAPTPGLPPKVGVMVELNCETDFVAKGDGFRELANDIAMHVAAMRPAVISEDEVDAEQLAAERQFAEKQARDEGKPEHIIDKIVEGKVNAFYKERVLLNQPYVRDDKRTVRQLLEEFQRTSGEKIVVSRMARFEVGA, encoded by the coding sequence ATGGCCGACATCACCGCCGCCGACGTCAAGCGCCTCCGTGAGGCCACGGGCGCCGGCATGATGGACTGCAAGCGCGCGCTCGTCGACGCCGACGGCGACTTCGACGCCGCGGCTGCGCTCGTCCGCGAGCGAACGGGCGCGAAGATGGGCGACCGGGTGGGGGAGCGCACCGCCACCGAGGGCATCGTCCACGCGTACCTGCACGCCCCGACCCCCGGTCTGCCGCCGAAGGTGGGCGTCATGGTCGAGCTGAACTGCGAGACCGACTTCGTCGCCAAGGGCGACGGGTTCCGCGAGCTGGCCAACGACATCGCGATGCACGTCGCCGCCATGCGGCCGGCCGTCATCTCCGAGGACGAGGTGGATGCCGAACAGCTCGCGGCCGAGCGCCAGTTCGCCGAGAAGCAGGCCCGCGACGAGGGCAAGCCCGAGCACATCATCGACAAGATCGTCGAGGGCAAGGTCAACGCGTTCTACAAGGAGCGCGTGCTGCTCAACCAGCCCTACGTGCGCGACGACAAGCGCACCGTCCGCCAGCTGCTCGAGGAGTTCCAGCGCACCTCCGGCGAGAAGATCGTCGTGTCCCGCATGGCGCGCTTCGAGGTCGGCGCCTGA
- the rpsB gene encoding 30S ribosomal protein S2 — translation MSAVTMRQLLEAGVHFGHQTRRWNPKMKRFIFGERNGIYIIDIQQTIGLLENAYDFVRDTVAKGGSVLFVGTKKQAQEAIEQQALRVNMPYVNFRWLGGMLTNFETIKLRLTRLRELEDMETDGRMEVLPKKEALSLRRERDKLLRNLGGIRNMNKLPSAIWVVDTVKEHIAVREANRLGIPAIAVVDTNCDPDEVQYVIPGNDDAIRSGALLTRLIADACAEGYQLMASRSRDEVVAEQAAAVAAAAETPTAATTDSNEPLAEWEIALQQEEAARQAAQAAGAGDETAPSAADDAQSQATPAADAEASQPTADAPEQATADEQATADEQAPAPEPQTS, via the coding sequence ATGTCCGCCGTCACCATGCGCCAGCTGCTCGAGGCCGGCGTCCACTTCGGTCATCAGACCCGTCGCTGGAACCCGAAGATGAAGCGCTTCATCTTCGGCGAGCGCAACGGCATCTACATCATCGACATCCAGCAGACCATCGGGCTGCTCGAGAACGCGTACGACTTCGTGCGCGACACCGTCGCCAAGGGCGGCAGCGTGCTCTTCGTTGGCACCAAGAAGCAGGCGCAGGAGGCCATCGAGCAGCAGGCGCTCCGGGTCAACATGCCCTACGTCAACTTCCGCTGGCTGGGCGGGATGCTGACCAACTTCGAGACGATCAAGCTGCGTCTGACGCGGTTGCGCGAGCTCGAGGACATGGAGACCGACGGGCGCATGGAGGTGCTGCCCAAGAAGGAGGCGCTGTCGCTGCGTCGTGAGCGCGACAAGCTGCTGCGCAACCTCGGCGGCATCCGCAACATGAACAAGCTTCCATCGGCGATCTGGGTCGTCGACACCGTCAAGGAGCACATCGCGGTCCGTGAGGCCAACCGTCTGGGCATCCCGGCCATCGCCGTCGTCGACACCAACTGCGACCCGGACGAGGTCCAGTACGTCATCCCCGGCAACGACGACGCGATCCGCTCGGGCGCGCTGCTGACCCGCCTGATCGCCGACGCCTGCGCCGAGGGCTACCAGCTGATGGCCAGCCGCAGCCGCGACGAGGTCGTGGCCGAACAGGCCGCGGCCGTGGCAGCCGCCGCCGAGACGCCGACTGCAGCGACGACCGACAGCAACGAGCCGCTCGCCGAGTGGGAGATCGCGCTGCAGCAGGAAGAGGCCGCACGTCAGGCGGCCCAGGCGGCGGGTGCCGGCGACGAGACCGCGCCATCCGCGGCCGATGACGCCCAGTCCCAGGCGACGCCGGCTGCCGATGCCGAGGCGTCGCAACCGACCGCGGACGCCCCCGAGCAGGCGACGGCCGACGAGCAGGCGACGGCCGACGAGCAGGCTCCCGCCCCGGAACCGCAGACCAGCTGA